In the Helicobacter typhlonius genome, one interval contains:
- a CDS encoding ComEC/Rec2 family competence protein: MQDSIKASHSPFDVELFSTRVQWVVFVCACVIVFALNLWQEYRAYREFSTKENKEIYAQVINQYTKHKNGKTYEVLKLKTKQGEIFYTTSREDIKDLSHRFVRIYGKGLECSFVSYLQHCFFVSYRISLLNERDYRDFLREWIETQHTESAIASLYKTLFMADALPSIWRDLSARLGIAHLIAISGFHLGILSFVLGWILSSIYRIFHHRLSYRNKYFDVGFMVLVGLFAYLLLLDFTPSFLRAFTMAVCGFLVVYSGIKLFSFRLLVVVVCVCVAFFPRLIFSIGFGLSVSGVFFIYLFVKYVRLDSKVLYVLLFNTLIFFDMLPLTHWFFPYFTSLSLLSIPISLLFVVFFPAMLIAHIVGVGALCDEFLQWAMNLQINSIEFYTPWWFLCIFTLCAIGAIYTKRLYYTLHLLALLFFGYMVYKSV, encoded by the coding sequence GCAGGAATACCGCGCGTATAGGGAGTTTAGCACAAAGGAAAATAAAGAAATATACGCACAAGTTATCAATCAATACACGAAGCATAAAAATGGCAAAACTTATGAGGTGCTTAAACTTAAAACAAAACAGGGTGAGATATTCTACACAACAAGCAGGGAGGATATTAAGGACTTGTCGCATAGATTTGTGAGAATTTATGGCAAGGGGCTTGAGTGCTCGTTTGTATCCTACTTGCAGCATTGTTTTTTTGTCTCTTATCGCATTTCCTTGCTGAATGAGCGGGATTATAGGGATTTTCTAAGGGAATGGATAGAAACCCAACATACTGAATCTGCTATCGCCTCTTTGTATAAAACACTTTTTATGGCAGATGCTTTGCCGAGCATTTGGCGAGACTTGAGTGCTAGGCTAGGTATTGCGCATTTAATTGCTATTAGCGGCTTTCACTTGGGGATTTTGAGCTTTGTGTTAGGGTGGATTCTTAGTAGTATTTATAGAATCTTCCACCATAGGCTAAGCTATCGTAACAAATACTTTGATGTGGGATTTATGGTGCTTGTGGGGCTTTTTGCGTATTTGTTGCTGCTTGATTTTACACCCTCGTTTTTACGCGCTTTTACAATGGCAGTGTGTGGATTTTTAGTCGTATATAGTGGGATTAAGCTTTTTAGCTTTAGACTCCTTGTTGTTGTGGTGTGCGTGTGTGTGGCATTCTTTCCACGTCTTATATTTAGTATAGGCTTTGGATTGTCTGTAAGTGGTGTGTTTTTTATCTATCTCTTTGTAAAATATGTGCGCTTAGATTCTAAAGTGCTATATGTGCTTTTATTTAATACGCTTATTTTCTTTGATATGCTCCCTTTGACACATTGGTTTTTTCCTTACTTCACTTCTTTATCTTTACTAAGTATCCCAATTAGTTTGCTTTTTGTCGTGTTTTTCCCGGCTATGTTGATAGCACATATTGTGGGAGTTGGGGCATTGTGTGATGAGTTTTTGCAGTGGGCTATGAATCTGCAAATTAATTCTATCGAATTTTATACGCCTTGGTGGTTTTTGTGTATTTTTACTTTGTGCGCAATCGGGGCAATTTATACAAAAAGGTTGTATTACACACTTCATTTGCTCGCGCTTTTGTTTTTTGGTTATATGGTTTATAAAAGCGTATAA